A window of Methanolobus sediminis contains these coding sequences:
- a CDS encoding PKD domain-containing protein — protein MSVRFKYIIYNTLISCIVLAMLCNNVAAITGGPDAYGYTFIDSNSENGPTYGWIEISETGNEGIPDTCSVFSKTVDIGFSFNYYGNDYSQFSFSNNGMLFLVDNAPSNWLLYYQNEPITQTPDIDGFIVSFWDNLISCNEVSPIYYQTLGTAPNRKFVVEWYDNQKFECSDSGITFETILYEGSNEILFQYKEVEFGTVYGVNNEYADFGASATVGIESPDGTDGLQYSYNVPAVFNRLAILFIPPSSNPPSNYPPLAVISLTDDVYEGSPVKFIASGSSDPDGDILTYEWDFGDGSAKSYDVNPSHVYPDNGDYLVSLAVDDGNGGSNTTNLIITVNNVAPEISSIYLPEAPVDISNSVELSATFTDDGILDTHTYVIDWGDNSISEGIKSDAGGAGTVTGKHDYEYADVYTIKLTITDKDSGSDEVISDYVVVYNPEGGFVTGGGWFDSPAGAYTPDNTGDEDLVGKASFGFVSKYKTGATVPTGSTEFQFQLADLNFKSTSYDWLVIAGQKAQYKGTGTINGEGNYGFMVTAIDADDGDKFRMKIWDKATDEVIYDNQNGDFDDADSSTAIDGGSIVVHKEK, from the coding sequence ATGAGTGTCAGATTTAAATATATTATTTATAATACTTTGATTAGTTGCATCGTTCTTGCAATGTTATGCAATAATGTAGCAGCAATCACCGGTGGTCCAGATGCTTATGGTTACACTTTTATAGACAGCAACAGCGAAAATGGACCGACATATGGATGGATTGAAATTTCAGAAACTGGAAATGAAGGCATACCAGATACTTGCTCGGTCTTCAGCAAAACCGTTGACATTGGATTTTCCTTCAATTATTATGGAAATGATTATAGCCAATTTAGTTTTTCAAACAATGGCATGTTATTCTTAGTTGACAATGCACCATCTAATTGGCTTCTTTACTATCAGAATGAACCAATCACACAAACACCTGATATTGATGGATTTATTGTATCATTTTGGGATAACCTTATAAGTTGTAATGAAGTCAGTCCAATCTATTACCAAACTCTGGGAACGGCTCCAAACAGAAAATTTGTTGTTGAATGGTATGATAATCAAAAGTTCGAATGTTCTGATTCGGGGATAACTTTTGAGACGATTCTTTATGAAGGATCAAATGAGATTTTATTCCAATACAAAGAAGTAGAATTTGGAACAGTATATGGAGTTAACAATGAGTATGCAGATTTTGGAGCCTCTGCTACTGTAGGAATCGAATCTCCAGATGGAACAGATGGATTACAGTACTCCTATAATGTACCAGCAGTATTCAATAGATTGGCAATTCTTTTCATTCCTCCATCAAGTAATCCACCATCTAATTACCCTCCTTTAGCTGTTATCTCTCTTACAGATGATGTATATGAAGGTTCACCTGTAAAATTTATTGCATCAGGTTCATCTGACCCCGACGGTGACATTCTTACATATGAATGGGACTTTGGAGATGGTTCAGCTAAATCATACGATGTAAATCCAAGTCATGTCTACCCAGATAATGGAGACTATCTTGTTAGTCTAGCTGTAGATGATGGAAATGGAGGAAGTAACACTACTAATTTAATAATTACAGTCAACAATGTTGCTCCAGAGATATCTTCAATATATTTACCAGAGGCTCCTGTAGATATTAGTAATTCTGTAGAATTATCTGCCACTTTCACCGATGATGGAATTCTGGATACACACACTTATGTAATAGATTGGGGAGATAATTCCATATCAGAAGGCATTAAGAGTGATGCTGGTGGTGCGGGCACAGTCACTGGCAAACATGATTATGAGTATGCAGATGTTTACACAATAAAATTGACAATTACAGATAAGGATAGTGGAAGCGACGAAGTAATTTCAGATTATGTAGTTGTTTATAATCCAGAAGGTGGCTTCGTAACTGGTGGTGGATGGTTTGATTCACCAGCAGGTGCATATACTCCTGATAATACGGGTGACGAAGACTTAGTTGGTAAAGCAAGCTTTGGATTTGTATCCAAATATAAGACAGGAGCAACTGTTCCTACTGGTTCAACTGAGTTCCAGTTCCAATTAGCAGATTTGAACTTCAAGTCAACAAGTTATGACTGGCTAGTCATTGCAGGACAAAAAGCCCAATATAAGGGCACTGGAACTATCAACGGTGAAGGTAACTATGGTTTCATGGTTACAGCTATTGATGCTGATGACGGTGATAAGTTTAGGATGAAGATATGGGATAAAGCTACCGATGAAGTCATCTATGATAATCAGAATGGTGACTTTGATGATGCAGATTCATCAACAGCAATTGATGGCGGTTCTATAGTTGTCCATAAGGAAAAGTAG
- a CDS encoding PKD domain-containing protein, which translates to MRKHIIILLFVAILLAFTSIVSAADITVGQWETYTVSTDLTINPGEVLDIQYSGELVILPGVTLTNNGLIDNDFQIHNYGTIANFATITNFGTITNSGTITNYGTIDTFGTIDTSGTISNFGTINRYLGSTIDDFISVLLGLFTGNPINWAPISDANGPYTGVAGTAITLDGTGSSDSDGTIVSYEWDFGDGSPSLPAPAPYLSHAYASAGTYTVTLTVTDDDGATVADTSTVEIAAADYDGSIPEFPTIALPMAAIIGLAFIFRKRE; encoded by the coding sequence ATGCGAAAACACATAATTATTTTACTTTTTGTAGCAATATTGCTTGCATTTACAAGTATAGTGTCGGCAGCAGATATAACGGTTGGACAATGGGAGACTTATACTGTCTCAACGGATTTAACAATAAATCCTGGTGAGGTACTAGATATCCAATACAGTGGAGAGTTAGTTATTCTACCTGGCGTCACCCTTACCAATAATGGTCTTATTGATAACGATTTCCAGATCCACAACTACGGCACTATCGCCAATTTTGCCACTATTACCAACTTCGGCACTATTACCAACTCTGGAACAATCACCAACTACGGTACGATAGACACCTTCGGCACGATAGACACCTCTGGAACTATCTCCAACTTTGGCACTATCAATCGGTATCTAGGTAGCACCATTGATGATTTCATAAGTGTACTGTTGGGGCTGTTTACAGGTAACCCAATTAATTGGGCACCTATATCAGATGCAAATGGGCCATACACAGGAGTGGCTGGTACAGCAATCACTCTTGATGGAACTGGCTCAAGTGATTCTGATGGAACAATTGTAAGTTATGAATGGGACTTTGGCGATGGCAGTCCAAGTTTACCAGCACCAGCACCATATCTATCTCACGCGTATGCAAGCGCGGGAACATATACTGTAACTTTAACTGTGACAGACGATGACGGTGCTACTGTTGCAGATACAAGCACAGTAGAGATAGCAGCAGCAGATTATGATGGTTCTATTCCTGAATTCCCGACAATAGCACTCCCAATGGCTGCAATTATTGGATTGGCATTTATCTTCAGAAAGAGAGAATAA
- a CDS encoding MT-A70 family methyltransferase produces the protein MKYKLILADPPWSYKDKSGRDYKHGAAEKYDTMSLEDICNMPIQDIADKDCALFMWATTPLLPEAFKVLEAWGFKYKTTIYWRKIMSLGMGYWFRGQVEVCLVAIKGNVKAFRSQRPNFIETKARKHSQKPDQLYGLIEELEISPKIELFARERREGWDAWGNELPKTTQTLLEVAT, from the coding sequence ATGAAATATAAATTGATTCTTGCAGATCCACCGTGGTCATATAAAGATAAATCAGGCAGGGATTATAAGCACGGTGCGGCTGAAAAATACGACACAATGAGCTTAGAGGATATCTGCAATATGCCTATTCAAGATATCGCAGATAAAGACTGTGCGCTTTTTATGTGGGCTACGACTCCATTATTACCGGAAGCTTTCAAGGTTCTGGAAGCATGGGGATTCAAGTATAAGACTACTATCTATTGGCGCAAGATCATGTCTTTAGGTATGGGTTATTGGTTCCGTGGTCAGGTTGAAGTATGCTTAGTTGCTATCAAAGGCAATGTGAAAGCATTCAGATCACAGAGGCCAAACTTCATTGAAACAAAAGCCAGGAAGCATTCACAAAAACCAGATCAGTTATATGGCTTGATAGAAGAGTTGGAGATATCCCCCAAAATAGAACTGTTTGCAAGAGAAAGGCGTGAAGGTTGGGATGCGTGGGGAAATGAATTACCGAAAACAACTCAAACGCTTTTGGAGGTTGCTACCTAA